In Plasmodium reichenowi strain SY57 chromosome 5, whole genome shotgun sequence, the following proteins share a genomic window:
- a CDS encoding trafficking protein particle complex subunit 8, putative has protein sequence MASYIEEEIRNIINDIYLSTILIDSSKIVKREISFFLGISVNDLFQPFGLCDSFINDDNEKIDLKLNASININYLNKNNTLNEKVLENKNIKIRFINANEYEDVKLEYLDKILIDTISYNEPEYSDIYNEQNLHAYFKKNEKDNISLNKKYFEYICANSTVLHNDIKKDIVKNIEQNKREQYKENIEKRKYYQYDNNTCNNNTYNNNTYNNKSGNVLSQSSSYDYITNRDGNDKDDIDKQICKNRYMNNNIQKYNAFSLPWFNTYFKTSWTYTHLFNNSSCTPLGIVYICSTRDHNVIDLYKSMIKNNIKRNNAYMNANIPKCIILLHISNNHDDDIETDVQKLFVNIQSTFLNYKCHLLIIKAHRFLKAYEKYERNGRNKNQEVKRKIYHHDNMKNDMSENLNKNSKDHSFESGTDNNFQSSITYELKNNNFLNNKLYHDEQEESYNQNKHITNKMVYSYNNNNDDNNDDNNDDNNDVNNDVNNDENNDVNNDDSYDDNYDNNYDERTMGKKEEILTSSDKNQKRRIHKKNKKYVNHVHHLNNIQKLYMNHLSIHFSEFFLDDGIKVARNINDIEESMKIKKDICTDMNSIYEYIMSDKILCISKKMPLYIDGIYFCCCLDYIDIISLKMFIHNFIKTCVIPYISMLTNDINNLILSNKKSLKNQLKFMWRKTKLNFTSSDAATFVAEQTSNVLMNVAQNVLVSPSDNKNDESVKGADVFVVDDAKDGLDERDDHLIEEDDKKDEKYEKNIQNNLNESSLFNVSNKESGLKLFGRRDSSFQFFRRVASNNSSCSTKNLVEGKNYHKESLEWFYKTLSDIYFILNEFELSYNVLKICINEFKHDKMYFYLGSIYELISLCIYHMDNVNKKDSLYYLDLSYQMYHKCYYLNNMFICCILNYYLSLIYDEHNESSSINILINANVDFSYVEEKLATENMKLSKYFIQNNNIRSGLLLEQITYSYKKEKIDQSYNFNEFIKNLNTYNKIITNMVNKNVHYYLTDNMKKNKKKKRKEQINEEVNTLNNKDNNINQMKSDDNNNIISLMKDNKNVSTNLMSYENMSTIRNNKDFHTNDICNNMENNDKKKDIDIIQTYSNNKINNEIIIDENNINEKYPNNKQTKNKKDDRHENINIENINNKLSIMAQNNNNNNNIMFVKNKNYKYRKYLFEMTLAGHTFNKCGFKRLALFCYSNVLKKYEQKVFMKHIYEHLHFMMARQAFSINLYYEALNHYICILNSITSNYEKSYILNKQIDIYTTSVDKEVNFIREFAYVYKIYVDKLLNNFLKSTKKKHTNSDNSDGQINNNNNDSNNSNSNNNNNNNNNNNNNNNNSNSNCNNNSDVPSHMNNPTNNHNESSSQNNNQQKKKMNRINYFSDDNTEDIIKPLNLRIPFINLRNSESLFVNSVYISKTNIYNNDKNRDINFFHIYESNIYKMKNYDTTLNDMYHILTRNISHVSSSLLHEFNYMYIMYKKFINNVYNEATDITYEEFVDRQEMENNEKEENYINRNNDKKHNSYDIYEMNNDYNIKKDSKEESENTLRYIKSLNLYTPYINEKDRNEFKKYIKELKNKMINCLEITNNTQIKDIYQKSINNEEIKINTQYIQYISKGEYIFVSFQLINPLYTKIECQGTHICAYYYNQGVNKDILVEKKIFILEPRQARMCTLYIKPQKKGLLFISGVTWHLFGLVKIYQSFYIHGFRKMHKKFNKMHALKYDEIYNCEDNIQKKENMKLLKKEMNKYTWSNNIGMLEKKSLKKMSYYDIDQRLLLYVYEKCYKFSFEFVNMYLNKNESKKLMKGEINEDENKITVNNYEIDMIELFEGEYVQTIFKITNYSDSDINYMGLCITPCNLFMCYRIVHNTVEGGPQEYVLCNEKKNFERINNNNNNNHDNNNKNNNNNTDNNNNNNNNDNNNDNNNDNNNDNNNDNNNDNNNDNNNDNNGDSRWDGEEKKNTIHKVRMQKELSIHNELYRNENVDKDINVFKQKFKHKNIQHIIINGDIKKEDTFSLYFQVNTTYAGLHKCMITMFCKKNDEQMNKENKNSSNYLDILSEKKEGCYLFMRLMNIIPLIRLKIYSPLSIIHNDKYNYIYLSFKNICKRDIYIRNIYLHYVLNEKLLNMYVKTNEEEKKKKKKKKEDVHIFECICKKDDEHDGDDSSSSIMCYYYNRKLYNFYFQNNNSLYIKKNAKSTYLFYTQRFDLQNMCTCYLFLEWSLKEDENIRSGILQKDMKFSNDIIKFSMENIETDIYMNNEKEKKVQICINIQNNTDIDLKECYIHADEIDAMHTLSFIENRIDDNNELVNLSILNTHEQEDSNISIKDAYDVCDVCDDNMNQSFTRNVTIYKDNTNYNDTHIIYGKNNVTPYNEESIQYNDMLKRDHIIYNQNEKNKDILFFPDNPKEIIKNNTYLYNHDVIKDIYTDEQNQHEDNKTTNISSFSYNKKIKDDIYHIQRNITQQIDLFNYNFITARFRYKKNFEISMLQKSFISSNNRSSTLLKNSDMLVPNNSNLFFFGKDKIFIHGDDMFSSWDKIPILKRNSSKEKNKHDQLINDSFIQNNRSFDDTFFKEKRKKKKIYNVIKYNTYYTHNYDDTNSLIPIMRSNKGYKDTQQQEGIDQENEKEEEKEEKEEIQDIQMENKRGKEKQKDKTKVMMETGNYRNMYNKQLFMNKYVTLNGYIYTGLVQRYIKRLKKYQKKKLYFNLIFTQEGIYNINKFHVIFKLNDKLFIFKPLNNIILQVHK, from the exons ATGGCTAGTTATATTGAAGAAGAAattagaaatattataaatgatatTTATCTATCTACCATTTTAATTGATAGTAGTAAAATTGTAAAAAGGGAAATATCATTTTTCCTTGGTATAAGTGTAAATGATTTGTTTCAACCATTTGGTCTTTGTGATTCATTTATAAATGATGACAATGAGAAAATCGACCTGAAATTGAACGCAagcataaatataaattatttaaataaaaataatactttaaatgaaaaggtacttgaaaataaaaatattaaaatacGATTTATAAATGCAAATGAATATGAAGATGTCAAGTTAGAATATCTTGATAAAATTTTGATTGATACTATTTCATATAATGAGCCAGAATATTctgatatatataatgaacaaaatcttcatgcatattttaaaaaaaatgagaaaGACAACatttctttaaataaaaagtactttgaatatatatgtgctAATTCAACTGTACTACATAATGATATCAAAAAAGATAtagtaaaaaatattgaacAGAATAAAAGAGAGCAATACAAAGAAAATATcgaaaaaaggaaatattatcaatatgataataatacatgTAATAacaatacatataataacaatacatataataataaaagtgGTAATGTCCTTTCTCAATCTTCTAgttatgattatataacaaatagAGACGGAAATGATAAGGATGATATAGATAAacaaatatgtaaaaatagatatatgaataataatatccAAAAATATAATGCATTTTCTTTACCTTGgtttaatacatattttaaaacatCGTGGACCTATACACATTTGTTTAATAATTCGTCATGTACTCCTTTAGgtattgtttatatatgtagTACAAGGGATCATAATGTTATTGATCTATATAAATCAAtgattaaaaataatataaaaagaaataacGCTTATATGAACGCTAATATACCCAAGTGTATTATTCTTCTTCATATTTCAAATAACCATGATGACGATATAGAAACAGATGTTCAGAAAttatttgtaaatatacaatcaacttttttaaattataagtGTCATTTGTTAATAATTAAAGCACATCGATTTTTGAAAGCctatgaaaaatatgaacgTAATGgaagaaataaaaaccAGGAAgtcaaaagaaaaatatatcatcatgataatatgaaaaatgaCATGAGTGAAAATTTGAACAAAAATTCAAAGGATCACTCTTTTGAAAGTGGAActgataataattttcaGAGTTCGATTACatatgaattaaaaaataataattttttaaacaatAAATTATATCATGATGAACAAGAAGAATCATATAACCAAAACAAGCATATCACTAATAAAATGgtttattcatataataataataatgatgataataatgatgataataatgatgataataatgatgttaataatgatgttaataatgatgaaaataatgatgttAATAATGATGACAGTTATGATGACAATTATGATAACAATTATGATGAACGAACGATGggaaaaaaagaagaaatcCTGACTTCTTCTGATAAAAATCAGAAAAGAAgaatacataaaaaaaacaaaaaatatgtcAATCATGTACAccatttaaataatatccAAAAGTTATATATGAATCATTTAAGTATCCATTTTAGcgaattttttttggatGATGGTATAAAGGTTGCCagaaatattaatgatattGAAGAAAgtatgaaaataaaaaaggatattTGTACTGATATGAATAGcatttatgaatatataatgtcagataaaatattatgtattagTAAGAAAATGcctttatatattgatggaatatatttttgttgttgtttagattatattgatattatatctctaaaaatgtttattcataattttataaaaactTGTGTAATACCATATATTAGTATGTTAACTAATGATATCAATAATTTGATTttaagtaataaaaaaagtttaAAAAATCAGTTGAAATTTATGTGgagaaaaacaaaattgaACTTCACTTCCTCTGACGCAGCAACATTTGTTGCTGAGCAAACAAGTAACGTTTTAATGAACGTAGCACAAAATGTGTTGGTATCTCCTAGTGATAATAAGAATGATGAGAGTGTAAAGGGAGCTGATGTTTTTGTTGTGGATGACGCGAAGGATGGTTTGGATGAGCGTGATGATCATTTAATTGAAGAAGATGATAAAAAGgatgaaaaatatgagaaaaatattcaaaacAACCTTAATGAATCATCCCTTTTTAATGTATCAAATAAGGAATCAGgtttaaaattatttggTAGAAGAGATTCATCATTTCAATTTTTTAGACGAGTAGCTAGTAATAATTCATCATGTAGTACAAAAAATTTAGTAGAAGGGAAAAATTACCACAAGGAATCCTTAGAATGGTTTTATAAAACATTGAGtgatatttattttattttaaatgaatttgaattatcatataacgttttaaaaatatgtataaacGAATTTAAACATGATAAgatgtatttttatttaggtagtatatatgaattgattagtttatgtatttatcatatggataatgtaaataaaaaagattcattatattatttagaTTTGAGTTACCAAATGTATCataaatgttattatttaaataatatgtttatatgttgtatattaaattattatttatcaCTGATTTATGATGAACATAATGAATCATCatctataaatatattgataaaTGCTAATGTAGATTTTTCTTATGTAGAAGAAAAGTTAGCAACAGAAAATATGAAACTATCAAAATACTTTATTCAAAACAATAACATAAGATCTGGATTGTTACTTGAACAGATTACATATAGttataaaaaggaaaaaattgATCAGTCGTATAATTTTAACGAGttcattaaaaatttaaatacTTATAATAAGATAATAACGAACATggtaaataaaaatgtgcattattatttaacagacaatatgaaaaaaaacaaaaaaaaaaaaaggaaagaacaaataaatgaagaagtaaatacattaaataataaagataacAATATTAATCAAATGAAATctgatgataataataatataatatctCTGATGAaggataataaaaatgtaagTACCAATTTGATGAGTTATGAAAATATGTCTActataagaaataataagGATTTTCATACGAATGatatttgtaataatatggaaaataatgataagaagaaagatatagatattatacaaacttatagtaataataaaataaataatgaaataataatagatgaaaataatataaacgAAAAGTATccaaataataaacaaacaaaaaataaaaaggatgATAGacatgaaaatataaatatagagaatataaataataaattaagtATAATGGcacaaaataataataataataataatataatgtttgtaaaaaataaaaattataagtatcgaaaatatttatttgaaatGACATTAGCTGGTCATACATTTAATAAGTGTGGTTTTAAAAGGTTAGctttattttgttattcaaatgtattaaaaaaatatgaacagAAAGTATTTATGAAACATATTTATGAACATTTACATTTTATGATGGCTCGTCAAGCGTTTAgtattaatttatattatgagGCATTAAATCATTACATATGTATTCTTAATTCCATCACAAGTAATTATGAAAAGTCTTATATCCTAAACAAAcaaatagatatatatacaacATCTGTAGATAAAGAGGTCAATTTTATAAGGGAGTTTGcttatgtatataaaatatatgtagaCAAACTTTTAAACAATTTTTTGAAAAGTACTAAAAAGAAACATACCAATAGTGATAATAGTGATGgtcaaataaataataataataatgatagtaataatagtaatagcaataataataataataataataataataataataataataataataatagtaatagcaattgtaataataatagtgaTGTGCCAAGTCATATGAACAACCCAACAAACAATCATAACGAGTCATCAAGTCAAAACAATAATcaacagaaaaaaaaaatgaatagaataaattattttagCGATGATAATACAgaagatattataaaaccattaaatttaagaatcccttttattaatttaagGAATTCTGAAAGTTTATTTGTTAATTCTGTATATATTTCcaaaacaaatatatataataatgataaaaatcgtgatattaatttttttcatatttatgaaagtaatatttataaaatgaaaaactATGATACAACTTTGAATGATATGTATCATATTCTGACCAGAAATATATCTCATGTGAGTTCGTCCCTTTTACATgaatttaattatatgtacattatgtataaaaagTTCATcaataatgtatataatgaGGCAACAGATATAACATATGAAGAATTTGTGGATAGACAAGAAAtggaaaataatgaaaaagaggagaattatataaataggAATAATGATAAGAAACACAACTcttatgatatatatgaaatgaataatgattataatataaaaaaggataGTAAAGAAGAATCTGAAAATACTttaagatatataaaatcattgaatttatatactccatatataaatgaaaaggATAGGAATGAATTTAAGAAATACATAAAAGAGttgaaaaacaaaatgataaattGTTTAGAGATTACTAATAATACACAAATCAAAGATATATACCAAAAAAGTATTAATAACGAAgaaatcaaaataaatactcaatatatacaatatatatctaaaggagagtatatatttgtttcCTTTCAGTTGATTAATCCTTTATATACAAAGATAGAGTGTCAGGGTACACATATATGTGCTTACTATTACAATCAAGGGGTGAATAAAGATATTTTGGttgaaaagaaaatatttatcttGGAGCCTCGCCAAGCAAGGATGTGTACGTTATATATAAAGCCTCAAAAGAAAGGATTGCTCTTTATATCGg gTGTGACGTGGCATCTTTTCGGGCTAGTGAAGATTTACCAAAGCTTCTACATCCATGGGTTTAGAAAAATGCacaaaaaatttaataaaatgcATGCACTAAAATATGACGAGATATACAACTGTGAAGATAATATTCAgaagaaagaaaatatgaaacttttgaaaaaagaaatgaataaatataccTGGTCTAATAATATAGGTATGCTTGAAAAAAAgagtttaaaaaaaatgtcCTATTATGATATTGATCAAAggttattattatatgtttatgaAAAATGTTATAAGTTTTCTTTTGAGTTTGTGAATATGTATCTAAATAAGAATGAATCGAAGAAACTTATGAAGGGTGAAATAAATGAAGATGAAAACAAAATTACtgtaaataattatgaGATAGATATGATAGAACTATTTGAGGGTGAGTATGTTCAAACCATATTTAAGATTACAAACTATTCAGATAGTGATATAAATTACATGGGTTTATGTATAACTCCGTGTAACTTATTTATGTGTTATAGGATAGTGCATAATACAGTTGAGGGGGGACCACAAGAATATGTATTGTgtaatgaaaaaaagaattttgAAAGGataaacaataataataacaataatcatgacaataataataagaataataataacaatactgataacaataataataacaataataatgacaataataatgacaataataatgacaataataatgacaataataatgacaataataatgacaataataatgacaataataatgacaatAATGGTGATAGTCGTTGGGATGgtgaagaaaaaaaaaatacaatacATAAGGTCAGAATGCAAAAAGAACTTTCTATTCATAATGAACTCTATAGGAACGAAAATGTTgataaagatataaatgtgtttaaacaaaaatttaaacataaaaatattcaacacataataattaatggtgatataaaaaaagaagataccttttctttatatttccAAGTTAATACAACATATGCAGGTTTACATAAATGTATGATAACTATgttttgtaaaaaaaacGATGAACAAATGAACAAAGAAAATAAGAATTCTTCGAATTATTTAGATATCCTTAGTGAGAAAAAAGAAGGATGTTATCTTTTTATGAGattaatgaatataatcCCTTTAATAagattaaaaatatattcacCATTAAGTATTATTcataatgataaatataattatatatatttgtcttttaaaaatatatgtaagagagatatatatattaggaatatatatctaCATTATGTGTTAAATGAGAAATTGttaaatatgtatgtaaaaacaaatgaagaagaaaaaaaaaaaaaaaaaaaaaaaaaagaagatgtacatatttttgaatgtatatgtaaaaaGGATGATGAACATGATGGTGATGatagtagtagtagtatcatgtgttattattataataggaaattatataatttttatttccaaaataataattctttatatataaagaaaaatgcAAAATCAACATATCTATTTTATACACAAAGATTTGatttacaaaatatgtGTACGTGTTATCTATTCCTTGAATGGTCATTGAAAgaagatgaaaatataagaaGTGGGATTTTACAGAAAGACATGAAGTTTTctaatgatataataaaattttctatggaaaatatagaaacggatatatatatgaataatgaaaaagaaaaaaaagtacaaatttgtataaatatacaaaataatacaGATATAGATTTAAAGGAATGTTATATACATGCCGATGAAATTGATGCAATGCATACATTGTCTTTTATAGAAAATCGGATCGAcgataataatgaattggtgaatttatctatattaaATACACACGAGCAAGAAGATAGTAATATATCCATAAAAGATGCATATGATGTATGTGATGTatgtgatgataatatgaatCAGTCTTTTACAAGAAATgtaacaatatataaagataatacaaattataatgatacCCATATAATTTATGGTAAGAACAATGTTACACCTTATAATGAGGAATCCATAcaatataatgatatgttaaaaagagatcatattatatataatcaaaatgaaaaaaataaggatatattattttttcctgATAATCCGaaggaaataataaaaaataatacatacCTTTATAACCATGATGTTATAaaggatatatatacaGATGAACAAAACCAAcatgaagataataaaacaacaaatatttcttccttctcatataataaaaaaatcaaagatgatatatatcatatacAAAGGAATATTACGCAACAAATTGATTtgtttaattataattttataacaGCTAGATTtagatataaaaagaattttgAAATATCCATGTTACAAAAAAGttttatatcatcaaaTAATAGAAGTAGtacattattaaaaaatagtGACATGTTAGTACCAAATAATAGCAActtgtttttttttggaaaGGATAAGATCTTTATACATGGTGATGATATGTTTTCATCTTGGGATAAAATTCCAATACTCAAAAGAAATTCGTCgaaagaaaagaataaaCATGATCAATTAATTAACGATTCGtttatacaaaataatagaTCATTTGATGacacattttttaaagaaaaacgaaagaaaaaaaaaatctataatgttataaaatataatacgtattatacacataattatgatgataCCAATTCTTTAATACCAATAATGAGAAGCAACAAAGGGTATAAAGATACACAACAACAAGAAGGAATAGACCAAGAGAACGAAAaggaagaagaaaaagaagaaaaagaagaaatacAAGATATCCAAATGGAAAACAAAAGGGGGAAGGAAAAGCAAAAGGATAAGACAAAAGTAATGATGGAAACAGGAAATTATCGAAACATGTATAATAAGCAATTATTTATGAACAAATATGTTACATTaaatggatatatatacactGGATTAGTTcaaagatatataaaaagattaaaaaaatatcaaaagaaaaaattatattttaatcTCATTTTTACACAAGAAGGgatatataacataaataaattcCATGTCATctttaaattaaatgataaactatttatatttaagCCCCTGAATAATATCATCCTGCAGGTACATAAATGA
- a CDS encoding actin-like protein, putative: MDTYNDILSIVIDLGFENTKVGYAGDENPTNVFSSNVGMPLDLDRKIKEEVYKKCLCTKDEFYQHNLIYPLFYLEGLENTCIKPCLYLDNKNNFNINEDVFEKIFCMNVRGDRYVTNLFERRVKNFVGNKLYKQTSLGSEFVDNEDYGEITNDDNNNDNDNNNNNNNNNNDDNNNNNDNIKVNHNNINNNDSNNPDCTHDDHLSPLQLWGIENNHFDLDTIENNMVDVNNIKNMLNKYNNISCGFNENIEFFSYLFSIPNMRNKEIKVKVAELLFEKYKVPAIYFNPKAILSGFSYNKNVCSVVDVGSCYTDFSLCNDGTIDNKNYKIYNIGGNTIDYFLEELLGKYNTQYCCPYYEHYKNYNKENIHPDYHNIAKYLPLKDLKIYLCEVADNEKKIYDAKNMNFNENIGIYILPDGQNINITKFNNIAPEIFFTPSLLQNSNKLNHHLNNLFTKEDNFQGTPQTLFHLLKNLNSIKYRDGLINNVIITGSSTLLNNFNQRFEKEFNELNINQNNTNLPNVHILNSGKSDKQYSSWKGGSILASFKNFNSFFVTRKEYQEYGYEIINRKC, translated from the coding sequence ATGGATACATACAACGACATATTAAGTATTGTTATCGATTTAGGATTTGAAAATACAAAAGTTGGTTATGCGGGAGATGAGAATCCTACAAATGTGTTTAGTTCAAATGTTGGCATGCCCTTAGATTTAgatagaaaaataaaagagGAAGTGTATAAAAAGTGTTTATGTACAAAAGACGAATTTTATCAacataatttaatttatcctttattttatctAGAAGGTTTAGAAAACACTTGTATAAAACCTTGTTTATATCTtgataataagaataattttaatattaatgaagatgtatttgaaaaaattttttgCATGAATGTTAGAGGGGATAGGTACGTTACCAATTTATTTGAAAGAAGGgtaaaaaattttgtaGGTAATAAGTTGTATAAGCAAACAAGTCTAGGAAGTGAATTTGTTGATAATGAGGACTATGGTGAGATTacaaatgatgataataataatgataatgataataataataataataataataataataatgatgataataataataataatgataatataaaggttaatcataataatataaataataatgatagtAATAATCCCGATTGTACACATGATGATCATTTAAGTCCTCTTCAATTATGGGGAATTGAAAATAACCATTTTGATTTGGACACGATAGAAAATAACATGGTGgatgttaataatataaaaaatatgttaaataaatataataacattagTTGTGGatttaatgaaaatatcgaatttttttcttatttattctCTATACCTAATATGagaaataaagaaataaaagtaaaagtagctgaattattatttgaaaaatataaagtaCCCgctatttattttaatcCCAAAGCTATATTAAGTGgtttttcttataataaaaatgtttgCTCTGTTGTTGATGTTGGATCTTGTTATACAGATTTTTCATTATGTAACGACGGAACCATcgataataaaaattataaaatttataatatagGAGGAAATACTATAGATTATTTTTTAGAAGAATTATtaggaaaatataatacacaATATTGTTGTCCATATTATGaacattataaaaattataacaaagaaaatattcatccagattatcataatatagCAAAATATCTCCCATTAAAAGacttaaaaatttatttatgtgaAGTAGcagataatgaaaaaaaaatttatgatgcaaaaaatatgaattttaatgaaaatataggtatttatattttgcCTGATGgacaaaatattaatattactaaatttaataatatagctcctgaaatatttttcacaCCATCCTTGTTACaaaattcaaataaattaaatcatcatttaaataatttatttacaaAAGAAGACAATTTTCAAGGCACCCCACAAACCTTgtttcatttattaaaaaatttaaattcaATAAAATATAGAGATGGTTTAATAAACaatgttattataactGGATCATCTACTTTATTAAATAACTTTAATCAACGATTTGAAAAAGAATTTAATGAACttaatataaatcaaaataatacGAACCTTCCAaatgttcatattttaaattcGGGAAAATCTGATAAACAATATTCTTCTTGGAAAGGTGGAAGTATTCTTGCTTCTTtcaaaaattttaattctttttttgtaaCTCGCAAGGAATATCAGGAGTATGGTtatgaaattattaatagaAAGTGCTGA